In Alteromonas macleodii, the sequence ATAGGACGTAGCCTAGAGTACTTTTACCGGCTCCGTTGGGGCCCATGATAGCGTGTACTTCACCAGGTTTAACTTCAAGGTTAAGACCTTTAATGATGTTTTTCTCTTCCACGCTGGCATGTAAATTCTTGATACTAAGCATTGATTACCCCACTGAACCTTCAAGACTAATTTCGAGCAGCTTGCCGGCTTCTACGGCAAATTCCATTGGCAGCTCTTTGAATACTTCTTTACAGAAACCGTTAACAATCATAGAAACGGCCTTTTCTGTGTCTAAGCCACGCTGCTGACACAGGAATAATTGTTCGTCGCTCACCTTCGATGTTGTTGCTTCGTGCTCAACAATGGCTGAAGGGTTGCGGCTTTCGATATACGGGAATGTGTGCGCGCCACATTTGTCACCGATAAGTAGCGAGTCACACTCGGTGAAGTTACGTGCTCCGTCTGCGCGAGGGCCCATTTGAACCAGCCCGCGATAGGCGTTGTTACTGTTACCCGCTGAGATACCTTTAGAGATAATGGTCGACTTGGTATTTTTACCCACGTGGATCATCTTAGTTCCGGTATCAGCCTGCTGGCGACCGCGCGTTAGCGCTACTGAATAGAATTCACCTACACTGTTGTCGCCTTTAAGTACACAGCTTGGGTACTTCCACGTAACCGCAGAGCCGGTTTCAACCTGCGTCCACGAGATTTTGGCATTAGTATGCGCTACACCACGTTTAGTAACGAAGTTGTAAATGCCACCTTTACCGTTCTCATCGCCTGGGTACCAGTTTTGTACCGTTGAGTACTTAATTTGGGCATCGTCCATCGCAACAAGCTCTACTACTGCTGCGTGAAGCTGGTTCTCGTCACGCTGTGGCGCTGTACAACCTTCAAGGTAACTTACATAGCTGCCTTCATCAGCGACGATTAAGGTACGCTCGAACTGACCTGTGTTCATTTCGTTTATTCGGAAATAAGTAGAAAGCTCCATTGGGCAACGTGTACCTTTTGGAATATAAACAAATGAACCATCAGTAAATACGGCGCTGTTTAGCGCGGCGAAATAGTTGTCAGTACGCGGAACTACTGAGCCAATGTATTTTTTAACAAGATCAGGATACCTCTGAACTGCTTCAGAAATTGGGCAGAAAATAACGCCTGCTTCTTCAAGCTTTTCACGGAATGTTGTAACTACCGATACCGAATCGAATACCGCATCTACAGCAACGCCCGCCAGCATTTCTTGTTCGTGTAGCGGAATACCCAGCTTTTCGTATGTGCGCAGTAACTCTGGATCCACCTCGTCTAACGACTGAGGTTTATCTTTCATACTCTTTGGTGCCGAGTAGTAAGAGATCGCTTGATAGTCAATTTTTGGATAGTCGACGTGCGCCCAGTCTGGCTCTTCCATCTCTAGCCATGCATGGTAAGACTTCAAACGCCATTCAAGCATCCATTCAGGCTCGTTTTTCATTGCTGATATGCGGCGGATAACCGACTCGTCCAGGCCGCTCTCAAACGTTTCAGATTCGATTTCTGAATAGAAACCTGCATCGTACTTTCTTTCTAACGCCTGTTCGATCTGTTCACTCATGTTGGGATCTCACTTGTTTGCCTGCATTTGCTGCCACAGCGCTTTCTACTTAACTAGCAAATAAATCACCCCACGGTCTTGGTAATTTATGCAAATCTTCAACTTCAACAACTTTATTTATCTGGGTTTATCCCCTAAAGAATTGTTGAAACTGCCAGTTACATTGCGGACAGCCTAAAATTTTGGTGCCGTAGTATATAATACCCGACTATTTCACTCAAATATTCAGCCATTAATTTATCGCCACTTACATGTTCTAAACGCTGCTTGAAGCTCAATTTCCTTCAAGCTCGCATTAATTTTCGTCCACATTCCCTAAAATCTATAGAATGTGTTAACTCAACCTACGCCTTGTCCCGAACAATAACGCTTGCCCAAATCTGCGCTCTAATGGTTGATCCGGCTCTACACTAAGCTCTGTTTTTAGCGCTTAGTCAAACAGCTAGCTGAACGACTATTGAAGCGTTTAAGCAACAACCGCTTGGCGCAGTCGCGTTGTTACATCAACGACTTTGTTTACTACGTAATCAATGTCTTCTTGGGTCGTAAAACGCCCTACGCTAAAACGTATACCTGCATGAGCAAGCTCATTACTGCGGCCAATGGCTTTTAGTACATAAGAAGGTTCTAAACTCGCTGACGTACACGCCGACCCTGAAGATACGGCAATGTCATTTAAGCCCATCATCAAGCTTTCGCCATCTACACCCGCAAAGCTCACATTCAATATGCCGGGGATGCGCTGCGTGGCATGCCCGTTTAGGTAAATATCACCAAGCTGTTGAAGACCCTGCCACAGCGATTCACGCAGTTTTAAGATGCGCGTACTGTCCTCTTCCATTTTTGATGACGCCAGTGCAATAGCTTCACCCATTCCCACGATTTGATGGGTGGCTAAGGTACCCGAACGCATGCCGCGCTCGTGTCCACCGCCATGAATCTGTGCCACTAAATTGATTTTAGGGCGACGACGCACATATAAAGCCCCCATCCCTTTCGGGCCATAAATTTTATGGGCTGATATCGACAGTAAGTCTATCGGAAGCTCTGCCAAATCAATCGCTATCTTGCCCACACTCTGCGCACCATCCACATGAAAAAACACGCCTTTTTCGCGACAAAGTTGCCCAATGGCTTTGATGTCTTGAATAACGCCAAGTTCGTTATTAACGTGCATAACCGATACTAAAATAGTGTCTTCACGCAACGCGTTTTCTAGCTCTTTTAAGTCAATTAACCCGTTTGACTGAACTTCAAGATACGTAACTTCAAAGCCCTGGCTCTGTAAATACTCACAGGTATCTAATACCGCTTTGTGCTCGGTATTTACAGTAATAATATGCTTACCTTTGTCGGCATAGCCTTGCGCAATACCTTTGATGGCGAGGTTGTTTGACTCAGTTGCGCCCGAGGTAAAAACAATCTCTCTAGGGTCGCAATTCAGCGCGTCGCTAATTTGATTTCTAGCAACATCTACCGCTTCTTCAGCCATCCAGCCGAAGCGATAGCTACGAGAAGCCGGGTTACCAAAGTTACCTTCTAGCGTTAAGCATTTTGCCATCGCCTCAGCCACATTTGGGTCTACCGGGGTCGTTGCTGCGTAATCTAAGTAAATGGGTGTTGATAAAGCCATGCGTTACTCAATACCAATTTAAAGTTGAATACTTACTTCGATATCTTTAGTGATATGACGAAGTGATGCATTACCGTCCTGACGACCGGCCACTTCCTGCACATCGCGCTTAGCCATTAATTCACCAAGCGTAATCGAGTTCAAAAATGCGGCAATACGGTCGCTTAGGTCTTGCCACAAGCTATGGGTTAAGCAACGATCACCGCCTTGGCAATCGGCTTGCCCTTGACACCGCGTAGCATCAATAGACTCGTCGACGGCGCGAATGACTTCGCCTATTGCAATGTCACTCGCTTCGCGGCCTAATAGGTAACCGCCACCGGGCCCGCGAACACTGTCTACTAGCTGCTCTTTACGCAGTCGAGAAAAAAGCTGCTCTAAATAAGATAAGGAAATTTCTTGTCGTTCTGAAATATCGGCAAGAGGCACTGGACCACGCTTTGAATGCAAAGCGACATCAAGCATTGCGGTAACCGCATAGCGCCCTTTTGAAGTGAGTTTCATTGAATTCTCCCGCCGTTTTGTAGTGCGGGAATTTTCACATACCCGACTAAAATGGTCAAGTATAAGACCTAGTAATTTAGTCAGGTATTATTGATGCGTGTAATCGCTTTTGTTTATTAGAGGTGTAAGCTCTGATGCACTGTAACACAAAGCACTTTTTAGCGGTGTTTTTACGTTTGATTGCGCTCTTCAAAGAATATGTATTTCATACGCAAAAATTCACGTTTATTATGCCCGCTTACCATTAGCGTTTAAGTGGATATGAGCAAGAATACTGTCTGCTATTCGATGTGACTGAATATTATCAATTTGATGGCGTAACCCTCGCAGAACCTGATGCTTAGCACCAGATATAGCTTTAGCAGTTGCAGCGCCACCACTTGGGTGAACCATGTGGTCGACGTCTCCGTGTATCACTAACGTTGGTGTTTTAACGTTTCTAAGCATTGGTGTTCGATCACCTGATTTCATGATTGCACCAATTTGCCGAAACAGGGCTTTTGCATCACTCTTACCACCATTGCGCTGCCATGCTAATTTCGCATATTGGTGCCATTGGTTTATGGCATCTTCAGCTGCCGCATCACCTATATGAGTCATCATTGCTTCATAATTTCTAACCGCATCATTTTCAAATGCTGGTGCCTTTGCTCTTGCTAAACGCCATAGCGTTGAATAAGACGGTTGACCGACTTTTCGACTTCCAGTGGTAGAGAAAATCGACGTCATAGATTGCACTTTTTCTGGGTGAAGGCTCGCGAGAGTTTGCGCAATCATCCCTCCCATAGACATTCCAGCAACATGTGCGCTTTCGATATTTAGCGCCTCCAAAAGCTGGGCAGTATCTTCAGCCATACGCTCCAGCCCGTAAGCCCCTTTAGGAGCCTTGCCTCTTAGTTGCTGAAGGAGAGAAGGATGCGGTGTGTTGCTGCGCACCGACTTTCCAGCATCGCGATTGTCGAAGCAAATAACACGGAAACCACTGGCCACTAAGCGTTCTATTAGTGCTTTTGGCCAGTAAACTAATTGAAGACCCAATCCGACAATAAGTACGATTGTCTCAATGTTTTCACTACCATGTTCGGCATAACAGAATGTATCACCGTTATTAAGCGTTACAAATTGCTCATTATGCTGGGCTAAGCTCATATAAATATTCTCGTTTAGTAAATACAGGGTATCGCAGAACGCTCAAAACTCTATTCGAATTTAAGAGCAGGATCGTCTACCCGCCCTTTTCGGAAAATCTTTACATCTTCTGCATAATTAAACGACATAGACCAGGGATAATGCATCCCTTGTCGGGGTAACTTATCTAATGAACGTTGAATGTAACCGGCCCCGAAGTTAAGT encodes:
- the sufB gene encoding Fe-S cluster assembly protein SufB: MSEQIEQALERKYDAGFYSEIESETFESGLDESVIRRISAMKNEPEWMLEWRLKSYHAWLEMEEPDWAHVDYPKIDYQAISYYSAPKSMKDKPQSLDEVDPELLRTYEKLGIPLHEQEMLAGVAVDAVFDSVSVVTTFREKLEEAGVIFCPISEAVQRYPDLVKKYIGSVVPRTDNYFAALNSAVFTDGSFVYIPKGTRCPMELSTYFRINEMNTGQFERTLIVADEGSYVSYLEGCTAPQRDENQLHAAVVELVAMDDAQIKYSTVQNWYPGDENGKGGIYNFVTKRGVAHTNAKISWTQVETGSAVTWKYPSCVLKGDNSVGEFYSVALTRGRQQADTGTKMIHVGKNTKSTIISKGISAGNSNNAYRGLVQMGPRADGARNFTECDSLLIGDKCGAHTFPYIESRNPSAIVEHEATTSKVSDEQLFLCQQRGLDTEKAVSMIVNGFCKEVFKELPMEFAVEAGKLLEISLEGSVG
- a CDS encoding IscS subfamily cysteine desulfurase produces the protein MALSTPIYLDYAATTPVDPNVAEAMAKCLTLEGNFGNPASRSYRFGWMAEEAVDVARNQISDALNCDPREIVFTSGATESNNLAIKGIAQGYADKGKHIITVNTEHKAVLDTCEYLQSQGFEVTYLEVQSNGLIDLKELENALREDTILVSVMHVNNELGVIQDIKAIGQLCREKGVFFHVDGAQSVGKIAIDLAELPIDLLSISAHKIYGPKGMGALYVRRRPKINLVAQIHGGGHERGMRSGTLATHQIVGMGEAIALASSKMEEDSTRILKLRESLWQGLQQLGDIYLNGHATQRIPGILNVSFAGVDGESLMMGLNDIAVSSGSACTSASLEPSYVLKAIGRSNELAHAGIRFSVGRFTTQEDIDYVVNKVVDVTTRLRQAVVA
- the iscR gene encoding Fe-S cluster assembly transcriptional regulator IscR, with the protein product MKLTSKGRYAVTAMLDVALHSKRGPVPLADISERQEISLSYLEQLFSRLRKEQLVDSVRGPGGGYLLGREASDIAIGEVIRAVDESIDATRCQGQADCQGGDRCLTHSLWQDLSDRIAAFLNSITLGELMAKRDVQEVAGRQDGNASLRHITKDIEVSIQL
- a CDS encoding alpha/beta fold hydrolase, which codes for MSLAQHNEQFVTLNNGDTFCYAEHGSENIETIVLIVGLGLQLVYWPKALIERLVASGFRVICFDNRDAGKSVRSNTPHPSLLQQLRGKAPKGAYGLERMAEDTAQLLEALNIESAHVAGMSMGGMIAQTLASLHPEKVQSMTSIFSTTGSRKVGQPSYSTLWRLARAKAPAFENDAVRNYEAMMTHIGDAAAEDAINQWHQYAKLAWQRNGGKSDAKALFRQIGAIMKSGDRTPMLRNVKTPTLVIHGDVDHMVHPSGGAATAKAISGAKHQVLRGLRHQIDNIQSHRIADSILAHIHLNANGKRA